One part of the Vitis riparia cultivar Riparia Gloire de Montpellier isolate 1030 chromosome 8, EGFV_Vit.rip_1.0, whole genome shotgun sequence genome encodes these proteins:
- the LOC117919949 gene encoding cation/calcium exchanger 1-like → MAAFCSSISRPRKISLFLNTSFLFLLSFCLKIHFYPSTSSFLDQSNEHTKVFTYARGLRMSSGGCTGIHECTDYEAKCAYVKTQNGCLPNGYINYLHIFYCTCGRFPAWGYTVLLLWLAVLFYLLGNTAANYFCSSLENLSRVLKLSPTIAGVTLLSLGNGAADVFASIVSFTRTSDGDVGLNIVLGGAFFVSSVVVGIISIFIGPRQISVDKPSFIRDVIFFLIALASLLVIIIIGKVSFWGSVCFVSIYFFYVCAVSTTHILWKREESVVDLYDISPDSRSFFLRSHDELGENGTPLLGYVDEEKPNLAERRDPEGQKQSKRFWNPDSSTCYYWGWFLYVLEFPLYLPRRLTIPVVSEERWSKLYAVISVTLAPLLLAALWNTQRGSAGSKSSIITFMIAGLIGVIFGNLAFVATKKSSPPKRCLFPWLAGGFLMSVTWTYIIAEELVSLLVSFGNILGISPAVLGLTVLAWGNSLGDLIANVALAANGGQDGVQIAVSGCYAGAMFNTLVGLGLSMVFSAWHEYPAPYIIPIDPSLYETVGFLMSGLLWALVILPNKNMKPDRFLGIGLLAIYVCFLFLRVARTVGLFKL, encoded by the coding sequence atggcagCCTTCTGCTCCTCCATATCTCGACCCAGAAAAATCTCCCTCTTCCTTAACACATCCTTCCTTTTCCTCCTCTCATTTTGCTTGAAAATTCACTTCTATCCCTCCACCTCCAGTTTTCTTGATCAATCCAATGAGCATACCAAGGTTTTCACTTACGCCCGGGGCCTGCGGATGAGCAGCGGCGGCTGCACCGGCATCCATGAATGCACCGACTATGAAGCCAAGTGTGCGTACGTGAAAACCCAGAATGGGTGTCTCCCGAATGGCTACATCAACTATCTTCACATCTTTTACTGCACTTGTGGCCGGTTTCCGGCGTGGGGTTATACCGTACTTCTGTTGTGGCTTGCCGTATTGTTCTATCTGTTGGGGAACACAGCTGCGAATTACTTCTGTTCTTCCTTGGAAAACTTGTCAAGAGTGTTGAAACTGTCGCCAACTATCGCAGGAGTCACCCTCCTTTCACTTGGAAATGGGGCAGCCGACGTCTTTGCTAGTATCGTCTCCTTCACGCGGACCAGCGACGGCGATGTCGGCCTGAATATCGTCTTGGGCGGGGCGTTTTTCGTGTCGAGCGTGGTGGTTGGAATTATTAGTATTTTCATCGGCCCTCGTCAGATTTCAGTTGATAAGCCCAGCTTCATCAGAGATGTCATCTTCTTCCTCATAGCTCTTGCCTCTCTTCTTGTGATCATAATTATCGGAAAAGTTAGCTTCTGGGGCTCAGTTTGTTTCGTTTCAATCTACTTTTTCTATGTATGTGCTGTTTCCACAACACACATCCTCTGGAAAAGGGAAGAAAGCGTAGTGGATCTATACGACATTTCTCCGGATTCAAGGAGCTTCTTTCTGCGCAGCCACGACGAATTGGGGGAGAATGGGACTCCATTACTGGGTTATGTTGATGAGGAGAAGCCCAATTTAGCCGAAAGACGAGATCCCGAAGGCCAGAAACAATCGAAAAGGTTCTGGAATCCTGATTCATCGACCTGTTATTACTGGGGTTGGTTTCTGTATGTATTAGAGTTTCCGCTTTACTTGCCAAGAAGACTTACCATACCTGTCGTCAGCGAAGAGAGATGGTCTAAGCTATATGCAGTTATTTCAGTTACCTTGGCGCCACTTCTATTAGCAGCTCTTTGGAACACCCAAAGGGGAAGCGCCGGCTCCAAATCCAGCATCATAACATTCATGATTGCAGGTCTGATTGGGGTGATATTTGGGAATCTTGCCTTTGTTGCCACCAAGAAGTCGAGCCCACCAAAGAGATGCTTGTTCCCATGGCTGGCCGGAGGGTTTCTAATGAGCGTGACATGGACATATATCATTGCCGAGGAATTAGTCTCTTTGCTGGTTTCATTTGGGAATATACTCGGCATAAGCCCTGCAGTTCTCGGCCTAACAGTCTTAGCTTGGGGCAACTCGCTCGGAGACCTAATAGCCAATGTTGCTCTGGCGGCCAACGGTGGACAAGACGGTGTCCAGATCGCTGTATCAGGGTGCTACGCAGGCGCCATGTTCAACACACTGGTGGGGTTGGGCTTGTCAATGGTGTTCTCAGCTTGGCATGAATATCCAGCTCCTTACATCATCCCTATCGACCCTTCTCTCTATGAGACAGTAGGGTTTTTGATGAGTGGCTTGCTTTGGGCCCTTGTAATATTGCCAAACAAGAATATGAAGCCGGACCGGTTTCTGGGAATAGGGCTCTTGGCCATATATGTTTGCTTTTTGTTTCTAAGGGTGGCCAGGACTGTTGGCCTATTCAAACTTTAA
- the LOC117919602 gene encoding uncharacterized protein LOC117919602, whose product MASMDCSLKMSSTVASIIPSPKTHLCSNSRFRLQPCSNIAHASVSCSASRRAESSSVGDVHRRRSSLESLFCYDKPIPEEIIEKPIGLSLAEKVIGDNPRCIDCQAKGAVLCATCSGSGLYVDSILESQGIIVKVRCLGCGGTGNIMCSECGGRGHLGLK is encoded by the exons ATGGCTTCAATGGATTGCTCTCTGAAGATGTCATCAACGGTGGCCTCTATCATCCCTTCACCCAAAACCCATCTGTGTAGCAATTCCAGGTTTCGTCTCCAACCCTGTTCAAACATAGCTCACGCCTCTGTTTCTTGCTCTGCTTCACGCCGG GCTGAGTCAAGTTCAGTTGGAGATGTGCATAGACGAAGAAGCAGTCTTGAATCTCTATTTTGTTATGATAAGCCTATACCAGAAGAGATCATTGAGAAGCCGATTGGTTTATCTTTGGCTGAAAAAGTAATTGGAGATAATCCCCGCTGCATTGATTGCCAAGCCAAAGGGGCAGTCCTTTGTGCCACTTGCTCCGGTTCAGGTTTATATGTTGACTCCATTTTGGAGAGCCAGGGGATAATTGTCAAAGTCCGGTGCTTAg GCTGTGGGGGAACCGGTAACATTATGTGCTCGGAATGTGGTGGTCGAGGTCACCTTGGACTTAAATGA
- the LOC117919601 gene encoding protein PNS1: MVTGKFFFMRLFRGLFYLHLLLIAVLVIFLTIRGFLSAGKDHRFHHLKWYAPLLSSIACGGAITLAWQSITRCNPSGAVRAAFWLSPLLTCGVGVLFVSIGFTGSLAAGVLVLVFSVIQSLYACWVNPRFEYATKVLSISMAPSPPSTGFVFLSVVSGTVYATFLVAGIGGATAIGTSIDTVFILVILLSLAWTMHVIRNILHVTMARIVFLKFMCGIEFDTQVALLDTIRYLVGSICIGSVLAPVLGVIRGSARAMNLVAGDTDEFMFSCANCYSGVASTLIMYGNRWGFVHVGVCNKGFVQASGETWEMFKRAGLEPVINYDLTGSFCFLSGVAVGATCTLVAGSWALVIHKSYATEVSIYAFLIGYLICRIAMAWPQACVSAYYVAYSEDPQSVRFDSTTIRDCIDRIQRYRA; the protein is encoded by the exons ATGGTGACCGGAAAATTTTTCTTCATGAGGCTGTTTCGGGGGCTTTTCTACCTACACTTGCTCCTGATAGCAGTCTTGGTGATCTTTCTTACCATCCGCGGTTTCCTTTCAGCTGGGAAAGACCACCGTTTTCACCACCTGAAGTGGTACGCTCCACTGTTGTCTTCTATAGCATGCGGAGGAGCCATTACTTTAGCATGGCAGTCAATCACCCGCTGCAACCCTTCCGGCGCTGTGAGGGCGGCCTTTTGGCTTAGCCCTCTGCTAACATGTGGGGTTGGTGTGCTATTTGTTTCTATTGGTTTTACGGGAAGTTTGGCAGCGGGAGttcttgttcttgttttttCGGTAATCCAGTCTCTCTACGCCTGTTGGGTGAATCCCCGGTTTGAATATGCTACAAAGGTTTTATCGATTTCGATGGCTCCCTCTCCCCCAAGTACTGGTTTTGTCTTTCTATCGGTTGTTTCTGGCACGGTTTATGCCACTTTCTTGGTGGCTGGCATTGGAGGAGCCACCGCCATTGGAACCAGCATAGACACCGTGTTCATCCTGGTAATCCTACTGAGCTTAGCCTGGACAATGCATGTGATCAGGAACATACTGCATGTCACCATGGCACGCATTGTGTTCCTGAAATTCATGTGTGGGATCGAGTTTGACACCCAAGTGGCTCTCCTAGACACGATTAGATACCTAGTGGGAAGCATTTGCATTGGCTCAGTTCTCGCCCCAGTTCTTGGGGTCATTCGAGGATCAGCCCGAGCCATGAATTTGGTTGCAGGGGACACGGATGAGTTTATGTTCTCCTGTGCTAATTGCTACTCAGGTGTTGCCTCAACGCTGATAATGTATGGAAACCGATGGGGTTTTGTGCATGTGGGGGTTTGTAATAAAGGGTTTGTGCAGGCATCAGGCGAGACATGGGAAATGTTCAAGCGAGCTGGGCTGGAACCAGTGATCAACTATGACCTCACCGGTTCATTCTGTTTCCTTTCTGGGGTGGCAGTGGGTGCAACATGCACCCTTGTGGCCGGATCATGGGCTCTAGTCATTCATAAGAGCTACGCTACAGAAGTATCGATATACGCCTTCTTAATCGGCTATTTGATA TGTCGAATAGCTATGGCATGGCCACAAGCTTGTGTTTCAGCATACTATGTTGCTTACTCAGAGGACCCACAGAGTGTACGGTTCGACTCAACTACTATCCGAGATTGCATTGATAGGATCCAAAGATATCGAGCTTAA